CGGTTCGTGGATGGAAAAAACCTATCCTGTGAACCTTTCCCTCCAATACGCCGGCCATAAGATTGATCCTGCTGTGGCCGAAGAGCCTTTCGCCGGGTTTCAGCCCGGCCTTAAAGAGTTCGGAGGTTTCGGGCTCAACCTCCTCCCACGCCGGGTCATCCTCCATCTGCCGGAGAGATGTACCCAAAGCCACACCGCACAGGGACCTGGTGACCACACCGCCGGGTTGCCCCGTAATCTCAGCCTTGACTCCATCCAGCAGAACCTTTTCCCTTGTTGCAAAGAGCCGCTGAGTGAAGTCGGACCGAATTGCCTTCCTGTTCAACCAGAATGACGTCGCCCATAGAGCCAGACCCGCCCCGATGAGGGTTTTTCCCGCTGCGGGCCTGACAAAAACCAGAATAGACCCCACGATGAGACAGGCAACGGCGCCGGCCGAAAGGTAGGTTGAGGCGGCTCTTTTCGTTCCCATCCCTAAACGACCTTACCCCTGTAGCCGCCTATCCCCACCTTCACGGAGAGGGAGCCAAGCTGCTGGTTAACATCGCTGCTCCCGCATTGGGGACAGAACACCTCCGTCTCCTGCATCTCCGACAGTGACATGATCCTCTCGAAAACATGCTCGCAATGACCGCACAAGAACTCGTATACCGGCATTTCCTACCTCCTTTTGATCTGATGTTTCCCGTGCACCGCTATTCCTCCAGACCCCGACAGGCAATTCATAATGGTTCTCCACCCTGAAGGCAAGGGGGTTTTTTCCGGGGTTGGCAACCACCATTGCACATGATAGTGTGCACAAAATACGATTATAGCCGGATATCCACCGGCCTTTTGCGGCATCAGTGTGGATTGATCCAGGGGACCGATTAACTGCGCGCCCCCTTTTATAATACGATGAACGTCTCTTTCAAATACAGATCCACTGTAGCCGAAGGTAAAGGCAAAGATCTTGCACAATACCGGGGTTGGGTCCCATAAAATTTTCCTGATCTTAAACGAGGCAATCTGAAATATGGAAAAAACGGAAGACGACATTCTTCATACCATCCTGGTTGTGGATGACGAGCAACCCGTCTGCGAATCCCTGGAGATGATCCTGGAGGATCACTACTATGTCCTCGTGGCCAAAACGGGTGAGCAGGCCATGAGGATTCTGAAAAAACAGGCTGTGGACCTCGTCATCCTTGATGTTTCCATGCCCGGAATGGGCGGGATGGAGACTCTGCACAGGATCATGGAGTTAAGCAAATCCAGGCCGGAAGTCGTAATGTTGTCTGCTACAGACAGCGCCCGCCTTGGAGTTCAGGCCGTCAAAGAAGGCGCCTTCGATTATATCACCAAGCCGTTCGACTCCAACGACCTCCTAGAGGTGATCAGGAAGGCCATGGCAAAAAGAGCCCTTGAACAGGAGGTTCACTACCTCAGGTCCGAGATGGAAAAGCTTGGAGGTTTCGGGAATATCATCGGAAAATCCCCCCAGATGCGGGAGGTGTTCCGGCTCGTGGAGAAGGTTTCGCAAACCGGCTCAAACGTCCTGATAGCCGGTGCAAGCGGTACGGGCAAGGAACTCGTGGCCCGGGCCATCCACTCCCGCGGGGCTCGAAGGGGAGAGCCTTTCATCCCGGTTAACTGCGCGGCCATTCCCCAGGAACTGCTGGAAAGCGAATTCTTCGGTCACGAAAAGGGGTCTTTCACCGGGGCTCACGAGAGAAATATCGGCAAATTCGAGCTCGCAAACAAGGGAATCCTCTTTCTGGACGAGATTTCAACCCTTCGTATGGAGCTCCAGGCCAAGCTCCTGAGGGTTCTGCAGGAAAGGGAATTCAACCGGGTCGGCGGCCCCAAACTCATCCGCGTCGACGTCCAGATCATCGCGGCCACGAACATGGATCTCAAAAACATGGTGGCCCACGGGGCTTTCAGGGAAGACCTGTTCTACCGCCTGAACGTTCTCCCCATTACCCTCCCTCCCCTTAAGGACCGCCCCGGTGATATTCCCCTCCTTGTCAACCACTTCCTGAAGGATATCAGCTACAGGGTGAACAGGAAGATCCCCAAAGTGACACCGGAGGCATTGAAATTGTTGGAGGCATATTCGTGGCCCGGCAACGCCAGGGAGTTGGAAAATGTACTCGAGCGCATGGTGGCCCTCTCCTCGGGCGACGGGCCCATAGGCATTGAGGATCTTCCCGTTGAGATCGCAACCACCGAATTTTCCTCCAATGCCCAGGCCGGTTTTTCAGACAGCCTGCTTGAAGCACGCGACCGGTACGAAAAGATGTATGTTTTGTCCGCCCTCAGAAAAACAGGATGGAACCAATCCGAGGCGGCCAGGATCCTTCGCATTCACCGCAACACCCTCCTCAAGAAGATGGCGGCCTTCCAGCTGTCGTCCCAGAAGGAACAACAATGACGGCTCCTTTGTGCACATGATCATGTGCATACCGGTTAACTTCCCGTAATTAAAAAAAAATTCGTTATCCGAGACTGCCATCATCCCATGGCTGCACACGACAATGTGCAGCCATGGGATGGCCGCCTTCAGGGTCCGGCTGTTTTTATCCTTATATTTCAGGATGTTGGATCATTTCACACCACTTGGCAGACCCCTTGCTATATTGGGTGGCAAGTTCACTTTATTCCAACTAACCTTATTCCCGGAGGTAAACGCAATGAAGAAGTTAATCCTTTCGATCTCAATGGCGGCGGTTTCGGTTCTTGCTTTGGCGACAGTGGTTCTGGCAGGCAGTGGGGGCGGAGGCCTGTAGGAATTTTTAACGGGCAGCGGGGGTGTAAAAAGCAGGGAAGGTGACTCCACACTTTCCCTGCTTTTTCATGTCCTGGCTTCGGAAAACCCGGCCGAAAGATCGGCCGACCGTGCATTGAGTTGACAGATGGACACTAGTCGTGAGAGATAGTTCCTGGGGGTTACCTGCGACTGGAGGTTCTCATGACAGGCAGAACGCTCGTTCAATCCGTTTCGTTGGCCCTTTTTTTCACCCTTTCCTTTGTCTTTTTCCCCCTCGGCTCCCCGGCGGCCTCCCCGGCGCACCCCCCGGCCGAGGGGGTCTTCCGCTTTCCCCTCTTCTACGTCCCGGCCGGCCTCGATCCCGTCCGGGACGGTTCCATCTCGACGACCCACGTGGCCCAGCAGATCTTCGACGGGCTGGTGGCATTCGACCGCAAGCTGAGGATCATCCCGGGGCTGGCCGAGAGCTGGACCGTGAGCAAGAACGGAAGGGAGTACCTCTTTTCCCTGCGGAAGGGGGTCCGGTTCCACGACGGCAGCTCCTTTGAGGCCCGGGACGTGGCTGCCTCCCTCACCAGGATTTTCCGTCCGGGAAACTCGCTTCAATTCACGAGGTTCCTGGATAATATCGTCGGCGCGGATGAGTTCCGCAGCGGCAAACAGGACCACGTGGCCGGCATCCGCGTTATCTCCGACTACCGCATCGCGAT
This window of the Deltaproteobacteria bacterium genome carries:
- a CDS encoding sigma-54-dependent Fis family transcriptional regulator, which translates into the protein MLHTILVVDDEQPVCESLEMILEDHYYVLVAKTGEQAMRILKKQAVDLVILDVSMPGMGGMETLHRIMELSKSRPEVVMLSATDSARLGVQAVKEGAFDYITKPFDSNDLLEVIRKAMAKRALEQEVHYLRSEMEKLGGFGNIIGKSPQMREVFRLVEKVSQTGSNVLIAGASGTGKELVARAIHSRGARRGEPFIPVNCAAIPQELLESEFFGHEKGSFTGAHERNIGKFELANKGILFLDEISTLRMELQAKLLRVLQEREFNRVGGPKLIRVDVQIIAATNMDLKNMVAHGAFREDLFYRLNVLPITLPPLKDRPGDIPLLVNHFLKDISYRVNRKIPKVTPEALKLLEAYSWPGNARELENVLERMVALSSGDGPIGIEDLPVEIATTEFSSNAQAGFSDSLLEARDRYEKMYVLSALRKTGWNQSEAARILRIHRNTLLKKMAAFQLSSQKEQQ
- a CDS encoding zinc ribbon domain-containing protein yields the protein MPVYEFLCGHCEHVFERIMSLSEMQETEVFCPQCGSSDVNQQLGSLSVKVGIGGYRGKVV
- a CDS encoding ABC transporter substrate-binding protein → MTGRTLVQSVSLALFFTLSFVFFPLGSPAASPAHPPAEGVFRFPLFYVPAGLDPVRDGSISTTHVAQQIFDGLVAFDRKLRIIPGLAESWTVSKNGREYLFSLRKGVRFHDGSSFEARDVAASLTRIFRPGNSLQFTRFLDNIVGADEFRSGKQDHVAGIRVISDYRIAITLKKPYAPFLAALAMPLTKIVPSELAGDAGDADDSLSRHPVGTGPFRFVSWEENTITLKANDGYFLGTPSLREVRFIFYPGGDRNRAFADFLKGNLEGCPLTAAADPSKLRKQGY